The Acidobacteriota bacterium genome has a segment encoding these proteins:
- a CDS encoding helix-turn-helix transcriptional regulator, translating into MADYISSCLHDAPTKNLPVPANEPVATAPLKPRETEVLMWIEEGKTTWEIARILDITERTVRFHVEEIFKKLNTTTRAQAIAKAHKGGLLPSPHGMVSTG; encoded by the coding sequence GTGGCCGACTACATCAGTTCATGTCTGCATGACGCCCCGACTAAGAACCTTCCCGTGCCCGCCAACGAGCCCGTTGCAACGGCACCACTAAAACCTCGAGAGACAGAAGTTCTCATGTGGATTGAAGAGGGAAAAACGACTTGGGAAATCGCCAGGATCTTGGACATCACCGAACGAACGGTTCGATTTCATGTGGAGGAAATCTTCAAAAAGCTCAACACGACAACTCGCGCCCAAGCGATCGCCAAAGCGCACAAAGGAGGGCTGCTTCCCTCCCCCCACGGCATGGTCTCAACAGGGTGA
- a CDS encoding response regulator transcription factor: protein MPKLNGFEAARQIRAIQPTVKILFGDHASEADYVARAFAAGGNAYLTKNCDPTEIGQALTQLFQRETRYVSPKSGWCVTGRIDYGRVGTHSLTPRQVEVLRLLARGHSIEEVATALRLSRKTIEYHKARMMKSQQLSTNADLLKFALVRGIT from the coding sequence ATGCCGAAGCTCAATGGTTTTGAAGCCGCGCGGCAAATTCGAGCGATTCAACCTACGGTGAAGATTCTGTTCGGTGACCATGCATCAGAAGCTGACTATGTCGCTCGTGCGTTTGCCGCAGGTGGCAATGCCTATCTCACGAAAAACTGTGATCCGACAGAGATCGGGCAGGCCCTCACACAGTTGTTTCAAAGGGAGACGCGCTATGTGAGTCCGAAGTCGGGGTGGTGCGTTACTGGGAGAATCGACTACGGAAGGGTAGGCACGCATTCTCTGACTCCACGCCAAGTCGAAGTATTACGACTCTTGGCTCGTGGTCATTCGATCGAAGAGGTTGCGACAGCACTTCGTTTAAGCCGCAAAACGATTGAGTACCACAAAGCGAGGATGATGAAGTCTCAACAACTCTCGACGAACGCCGATTTGCTGAAGTTTGCGTTGGTGCGGGGCATCACTTAA
- a CDS encoding autoinducer binding domain-containing protein produces the protein MYTHSQSRPFPSHLFIGFSKRDLQQTREIVHYCYTSQTNGDTHRALTLAQTLLPCDKIVAAAGPLSSEGLDQDQANVINISYPLPWLERYLNNRYIGIDPVASRDEESTNKLSGITRSQNRIWQPSKSLWMKHGDMGCERNYRRNDRSSIRTN, from the coding sequence ATGTATACCCACTCACAGTCCAGGCCATTTCCGTCTCATCTCTTCATCGGCTTTTCCAAACGGGATCTGCAGCAAACACGTGAAATCGTCCACTACTGTTACACCTCCCAAACCAATGGCGACACGCATCGTGCGCTGACACTTGCCCAGACTCTCCTGCCATGTGACAAAATTGTGGCAGCCGCCGGTCCACTCTCCTCTGAAGGCCTCGATCAGGATCAAGCCAACGTCATCAATATTTCCTATCCTCTCCCCTGGCTGGAACGGTATCTCAACAATCGCTACATCGGGATTGATCCAGTCGCCTCACGTGATGAGGAGTCAACAAACAAACTGTCTGGAATCACAAGATCACAAAACAGAATATGGCAACCGAGCAAGAGTTTATGGATGAAGCACGGGGATATGGGTTGCGAACGGAATTATCGGCGGAACGATCGATCCTCGATCAGGACGAATTAG